The genomic DNA cttttggtaccggttggtggcactaactggtgcctatactggggttttggtaccgggtaatgcTTTGACCCGGTACCAAATCCCATACTTTTGATCGCCGATGGCCACGTATTAGTACCAGTTGCAAAAGCAGCTGTTACTTTTGGCCAggacttttggtgtgttttctagtagtgaccaAGCCGCGTGGGGGAACTATCTCCAGCCCGCGACGCGAggtcacggcgtggaggccACCGGCCGTGGAGTCGCCAGGTACCTGCCGGAAAGGGGGGCTGCTACATGGTCCGAGTCGAGGAAGCGAGTCCGGGACCGGTGCCGGTCATGGCTGCCGGGACGGCATGCAGATACCGGTGCCGCGTCCAATGCCCTCGAACTGTGGAATCATGGCGGATGCAAGCGTGCCACAATCCTGGCTTGTAGGCAGGGCACCGATCGGGGGAAGAAGACAATCACGTAGATCGAGTGCCTCACTGGTAAGAAAATCATcaatgaaaaggaaaaaaatgatttCTTACTGGCCACGAGTTTCCACTAGGAATTATCTATTCCTTAGGGCCTGATGCATCTTGGATCGATCAAGGCCTGCGTGCCTTCTGTTCTTGGATCGAACGTGGCGCCGGTGACCGGCAGGACCCAGTTCCGCCTGCTTGTTCTTACGCCGTCAGTGCTGCGTTGCCCACATCCAATCTTGCCGAACTCAGCGCAGAGCAAAGTGGCTGATAACGTGTTAGAAGTGAATGTAAATGAACAAGTGATTTGGAACAACTATTGCTTTCATTGATCTCTGAAACGTATTTATACAAGTGAAGGGGTGTCACGAAGGGACACGACTGTTCCCAAAGGACATGCCCTTTGGGAGTAAACTAACTGTCTAATCCTATCCACTAATCTTGTACTTGATGGATGAGATCGCTCCGTGAACAGGCATCTGTTTGTGGTCGAAGAGGTGTCTCTTGAGAGACACCATTTCATAACAATTTCGTCCATCGTGTCCTAGATTTTGGTCTGCACGCCCAATCCCGATGTTTGTGGGTATCCTCACCAAAATCTTCTtggactctttttttttttcttcttcttctctatttcttctttttctctatttcttCTCCATGAAGGTTGAAAATTGATGGCAAAATAGCCACTTTGGTCCTTCAATTTTGCTCCAAGGATCAATTTGATCACTCAACTTTCAAAAGACCAATTTGATCCCTCAACTTTTGTTTGTAGGTTAAATTCTATGCTGTTGTGATACTCCATAATACCATGAGATAGATGCGAAAAGTCATTTTTACCCTTAGCTCCTTCTCATACTCAATTTTCATTATTGTATAGttgtaattaatcaataataggTCACAATAGATCTATTGTTATGTTCGTTTGTTTGATATCTCTTGTATTTATTGAAATGTCCTTTCGTATTTAATTTAGTCTACatcatataagaatatcatgcACATGTTTGATTAACTTGTTGCACCACTGCTAAACATGCAAATTGTGAAGGAGAGAAAATAGCCAAGGGTAAATATGACTTTTTATCATTAGTTCATGGTATTATGGAGCATTCAATCAATATAAGGATAAATTTGACCTAAAAACAAAAGTTGATGGACCATATTGATCTTTTTGAAAGTTGAGAGACCAATTTGACCCTCGAAACAAAGTTGAAGGACCAAAATGAATGTTTTGCCAAAATGCCCCTACACACCGCGGCCGACAGCATGCATTAGGCGTCGGCACTACCCTCCAAACAGGCCGCTGTGTCCTCCCCTCATTTGTGTCCTCCTCTGTATCAAGTTTGCGGCATAGTTCCCTTCGTCCATGCCGTGGTGACCTCCCTTTTGAAGCCTACGAATTTCTTTTGACATGCATTATGGTGCCCACTACAATCCTGCAAAATTTTAATTAAGATTCCACTTGTATggagagaaataaaaaaaataaagtgtATTAGACGGTAAATTAAACTAGAAGTCATAGTTTAGGGGTCAAAATGAATCAAGAGATAGTTAagggggttatccagactttggccATATTTGAGAAGAGTAATTTGGACTTTATCATATTTTGATTTGCACGACTTGATGTCTCACTGACTTAAGTGGATAGGATTTCTACTAAGTAGTGCTATACTACTAGCTCATAGAACTGTAACGTGGCAAAAGAAAAGGATTGCTGGTCCAGCAGAATTCAGTGTTATGATCTTGCGTCTGCCATACTTGAAGAAAAGACGGCGCACTTCCAGGGAAAAAGGAGGTCCCACTTGGGATGATATATATGCAGGTTATAAGGCTtttgggcaaaaaaaaaaggctacTCAGCCTGTTCGGAGGGCTGAGCCAACCGCTAGCGCAGGATAGTGTGCATGTGTGGCCTGCTAACTCGGCTCGCCTCTGCTCTTGTTGCGAACAAGTTGTTCCAGCCAGTGCTGGCGGCTGGCTCCAGCCAGtcaaacaaatattttttaagCCTAAATTCTTTTGGAGAAGTCCTAATCTCAAGTATTTGGAGTACAAATATTAGGCACTATTTGAGATGCTCTTATGTTCCTATAAATCTGGTTGTCGAACACGCCGTCTCTGATTTCTAAAACGACGGCGAAGGCAAATTTGTGCTGCCGTTTCCGGGCACATGGTCGCAGAAGGGGCAAGTTGGGTTACACTACTAATTTCTATGTACAAATTTGCCTGCTATTACTACTAGAAATTCTGACTCGGCTACAACAACCATGCGAAGAGTTTGTTCTTCGCAAGATGGCTTCGCTCCTCTATGCTCTGGGCCTGTTTGGTTACTGGGTTCCAAAATTTTGGATCCAAAACTGTGGATACCCAGTCTAGAATTTTAGACGATAAGTGTTTGGTTGATCCAAAATTCTAGACAGTTTCAACAAAAATTGTTAAATGCACCTCTTGTTTGGATCCAAAATTTTAGATGCCCCTCGCATTTGGAAGTTTGGAATATTTCTGTCTAGACTAAAATTTGGAGCCCAGCTGACTGCATCCCAAAGCTGCACGAACCCAGTGGCGATCCTTTTGGATCTCCGGCAAAGTAGGAGTGAAGTTGTTCCCAATCTATACCACCAACCACTACGCGGCGGATCCTTCTAGAGAACTCTGCGCTGGAACCTTCAAGAAAAGTCCACGGCAGGACCAAAAGAGTCTTTACTTTCCAGTATTGATCCTTCTAGAAAAGGTcactagcaagatcaagcactacctttttcttcttctgcaaagaaaaaggaagaaaaatccAAGGCTAGCAAGATCGATCGAACGAGTCCCATGGGCCATGGAATGGAAGAGGGGCAAAGAAAAAAGGTCTTCGCGCATGATTTacaaccggccggccggcctgcctgcctgccagtGGCAGTCcattttctctccttttttttttgaaaatactcCTCATCTCCTTTTTGAGACGGGTAACGTTGCCTGGTCTAGCTCCCCCCGGCCTGCCTCTGCTCCACTCGGGTGCTCGTCCTTTCGCTAACGGAGAGAACGACGCCACCGTCGGGAAAGGGGGACGGTCCCCATCGGACCCATGTGACGGAGACCAACCCAACACGCCCGGTTCCCTCTTGACCGCGTCACGTCAATTCACCCCACTATCCCAGCTTGGACGGGCAAACATGCTTGCATTCACACAGCCATTCTCTGTTTCTTCTTTTGTTTGAGTACACACACTAGTGGGCTTACTAACTACTACTGTGCAATTAGTATTTTGGTTTGGTGATATGATGCACGTAGGATGTGGCATCATACAAGGTAATGTTAGGTGTACTGATAATGGAAGAACTCCGAGCTTCCAGAGCTCAGATCTAGAGCTTATATGTGCGCGTCTGTTTTTGGACTATTTTGAAAGGCAATGTATGCTATGTAAATCACCTTCGTATGCAAAATATAAAAACTCCAATCTGgaccatcggatcaacatccaaggggaggggcgcaTGGATGTAGAAGGGggaatttgcaaaagtgtgatttcCCAATCCAAGGGtgggtccagattgtaaaattattcCACCCCCATGcctcttggatgttgatccgatggtcCAAATtggagttttcatagtttgcatacGAAGGTGATTTGCATACCATACGTTGCCATTTTGAAAAGTCGTTTAAATATCTAACTTTACTATGGGTTTTTCTGATTTGCGGTCGCCCGTCTTTTTATGTTCATATGGTTGATTCCGACAACCCCGCTTTTCCACTTTGGCTAATCCACAGTTCCCATACATTATATTTTCAGAAACCAGCTACCAGCGCTATTCGATATATTTATTGTGTAAGGGTGgaaaaatttattaaaaagacttttatataaaaaaatttatattgcAAAATTATGCTTTAGGTATCGAAAAATTTTGTGCAGCAAAAAAAATcctcaaaagaaaattttcacaGAAAACTTTTCGATAGAAAAAATGAAGTAATTTTTTCAATATGTtaagcaaaaaaaatttcaacaatTTGAAAAAAGCTAAACAAATGtctgtgaaattttttttatagtaCAAACTTTCTAGAATTATATTTGAGCTACTAAAAAAGTTGTGTAGAAAAATCGACGTGTGACAAAATTGATAGAAAAATTATGAGTACAAAAAATTACAGATTTGTTTGCTTGaaacaagaaaaaaaggaaaagaaaaagaaaaaggaaagaaaaaatggAGCGCCCGCTCGCCATCGAGCCTATGTGGCCAGGCTCGCCGGAAGCTGGAGACGCTTATTTGCTGCAGCAGCCTCCGTTCCACGTGGAAGCCGAAGCACGCGGAGCTCCACCACTCCCTGACCGGAGACGACACCCTGGCTTGCTCTCATGTGCTGCACTGCGCCGGTCTGAAACCCCCCTGCTGCTGTTGTGGATCTACTCGAAGAAAACTAAAGAGAGGAATGGGAAGGAGAACGGGAACGGGAGGAAGAAACATAAGAGGGAAAAAAGGCAGGAGAACGGGAGCGACTGAATCTGCGTAGCGGGAAGAAGGAGGTGGCGAATTATTAGGCCTGTGCGGCCCACCCACGTGCGGTCGACCGTGACGAGCGCTGCGTGCGGTTAACCGCAAAAGCAGCTTTGGGCTTTACTATAAATTAAGTAAAGAAAAGTTCAAATAGACAACctcaatatataattatatatttattatccTTCTAGCTACAGCTCGCCATGGCCAAGTAAAAGTAAAACAATCTATCCTGGCTGGCAATGGCATGCTCGCCATGGCAGCGGTTGCCACCACCTGCACCTGCCACCTCGTGCCTGCCGGACCCGGCGCGGCGGCTAGTCGGCCACCGCGCCTGAGCCCGACCGGTTTATTCATTCATTCCGACAGCGACAGCGAGCTGCCAGCGGTGGCCCGCCGCCGGGGGAGCTCGTCAAGTGGACGCCCGGCGCGCGTGCCCAAATCCAGCAACGCTTTTGGCCGACCTGCGTGCTTCCGGGGGAATGAATGGATGGATCGACGCCGCCCGAtctgccggcggcgagaagcaagCGCCGCTGCCGGAGTACCAGGAGCGGCTGGCGGCTGGCACACCTCAGTTCAGTCGCGCGCTCGCAGAGCGGAGCGTCGTGCTGACCGGAAGGGCAGCAAGGATCCGTCGTGACAGAATCAGCACATCGTAATAAATTAAAACACTCGGTCAAAAAGGTAGATATTAAactatataaataaataaataaataagataaAATCTGATGATGCGGTCGATCTACCTGATCGATGCGGATTTCCGGTCTGACCGAGGACTGCCGGAGAAAGCGGAGAAAGGTTCCAACTTCCAAGCCAGCAAGCAGCCCAGCCGTTGAACTTTCAACTGGCGGGTGCGCACAGCGCCCGTGCAGCTATCCGTGCCCTGGCCTTGCTCACTCTCCCTCGCTCACTCCGGCGGCTGACCGGTCCTGGTGGTTGAGTCGCCACGGCAGGCCGCACCGCACCCTCCTCCAGAGCAGGCTTGACTAGGAATGGCAACGGGTATATACCCGTCGGGTAGTGGCCACCCATACTCGTACCCGTTAGGATTAAATTTTACCCGTCGAGTTACCCGTACCCGCATACGGGTAAGAAAATGATTCCATACCCGTACCCGCACGGGTAATTTTTACCCGTCGGGTAACCCACACCCGAAATCATACCCGAGTATTACATATAAATATTAGACATTCACATGACAAATAAATCATTACAAGCTTCATTTCAACAAGTTAATGGCTCATATGGGTTAAGATGAGTTAGAGAGGgttcaacaatatatatactaaGAGGGTTTAATTGGATTTGAGCTAAATTCATAGGTCATATgggctaaaatgagttagatactTAGGCTCATTTGTTTTTCCTGCGGGTATTTCTTACCCACGGGTAGGCGGGTATGGGTAGTATAAACCCGCACCCGTACCCGCCATACCCGATGGGTATAGGATTTTGTCCAATAATGTACCCACGGGTAGAAAAATCATTCCATACCCGCCTTCTTATCGGGTAAAACCCATCGGATactcgggtttcgggtacccattgccatccctaGGCTTGACCGCACCATCAGAGtcccagctagctagctagcgagATTCTAACCCTAGCTGCCTTTCCTTCTAGATTTCCACGACTCGTCTTAACCTCAGTTCCCATCCGTTAACCTCGTGTGATCGATCGAACCTGCTTTGCTTGCGTcgggggcaaaaaaaaaaaaccagatTTCTTCTGGATGCATGCTGCACCAACCCTGTTCTGCCAAGTTGGGCTTAATTAAACAACCGCCTTAATCATTTTCGGTGTTTTTTTAAAGCCCTAGGAAGCTTCCTCCAAGTTTAATTACATGGCCCCCCCGGAAGATCATGCAGCTTTGCATCCAGCTGGGGGCGCTGTCGCTCTTCCGTCTGAGTCCGAGCATCCATCTCAACGCAGCTGCTCACTCCGCTTGGACGGAAGCACACAAGCGCATGATCAATTCGCACGTGCTCCACTGCGGTGTACTACTGCACGGACGGAAACGGTAACTTGACACGAATTGGTCCCAGCAGCTTTTGTTTGCCCGGCGTGATGCGGCGGTGATGGGCAGGGGAGGGGAGAAGCCGGTGAAACGCCGGTCGGCCAGAGCAGACCTTGCCCTCCGGGTGgggccaccgccaccacgccGGGGACGGGAGGGTGGGCGACCATGGCGGGCAACTGGGAAAGCGACGCCGCCGACAGTGACCTCCCCCACCGGGCCATGCCACCACCATCTCTCCCTCTAATCACTCCCCGCTAATCGCCAAAACCCACCCACCCGCCCGCGACCGCCAGCAGCCTCGCCTTGACGGGTCGTCGGCAGGCCGACCGGCCGCCCGGGACGGCGCGGCTCGCCTCGCCCCCGCGCGCCAGCTATAAAACCTGCCCCCACCTGCTCGCCCCCCAGCTGACCTGACCTAAGTACCtaaccaccaccgcctccaccgCAGCGCCAGAGGCCAAGAAGGACGCGAGCGCGCTCGATCCTCTTCTCGTTCTCGATCCCGGGCTCGCTCcggtcagcagcagcaggacggcggcggagatggTGGCGGCGATCGCGGTGGCCTCGGCGGGGCTGGGGATGCTGGCGGGCGTCGCGATGGCCAGCCGGGCGCCCTCGTCCTCGCAGGGCGCCGCGCCGTGGgcgcccggcccggccgcgctgcggtggggcggcggcggcggcgcgccgcggtGCGAGGCGTGCGGCGGGTCCGGCAAGGAGGAGTGCCGCCTGTGCGAGCGCTGGTCCGACGCCGGGGCCAGGGGGAGCCGCCGGTCCGGGtgcggcgcgtgcgcggggACGCGGCGGGCGCCCTGCCGGAGCTGCGGCGGGTCCGGGAacgggcggcgcgcgcccgTGCGGGTCGCCACCTCCGCGCGCGCGGCCCCGACCGCCAGGGCTGCCCGATGAGACGAGACGGCGACGCGTCCGCGCCTCCTGGCCTCTCCTCGACCCGGGCTCCCGGATCGTGGATGAAGGCTCTGTACTCTGCGGCGACCTGCCGGGGCAGACAGAGGAACCACGACGTCGGCTTGTTTCttggaaaaaatttgaagaaaaatttTGTAACATACGGAGTATACATAGTTTGTAGTACAGTAGATTTATCGATTTGATCAATATATATATTTGCATACCAAGATTGATTCCAACCATCTCGCCTCTCAGGCTAGCTCCAAGGGCACCCCGTATCCCTCCCCCACGCTACGTAGGGGGGCTTTGGGGGGAGCGAGCCctccaacggctccccccacagctccccctatatacggggggagttgaaactccccccatGTATAGGGTGAGTTTtaactccccctatatctctaattacATCATTTCTTCACGATATTAATTctgtttgagccccgtaacacgatgataatgcgtattatgacagtacaaatattgtatgattttttttaaattcaaaaacgttaaataaatagttagttaatgagtgatagtatatagggggaatagatatgaggggaatggttggagagaaggagttatagggggaggaatcttttggagggatgtagtaaaatatagtaaatagtacgtttggggggagttggatggggggaatggttggagatagcctcATGTCTCAGCTCTCCAATTCGCTTGCTTGCTCGTGCCATGCCAAGATCTTTGCCGGCGACGATCGATGTCGAGATTTCCACCTTGTCATGGTTCTTCGAAGGAATCCCTACCCACACACAACCGCCATCATCGACTGCTAGCGCATCGTCGTCCCCAGCCGATGCGCCCCGAAACCGATCGGATCCCCTTCGCATTGGGGGCCGACGCTAACGTGTGCCGGCCGGCAACTGCCGAGGAAAGAGCGAGACCTGCCTACTCGATCAGCATTCAGGAACCCCGCGCAGTGCCTGGGTGGGCTCTCGTGTCCTTGCGTGCATTCGGATGGGGGGCGATGGCGACTTGGCGTCGCCGCGGCGCGGAAAGGAAGCTTCGAGCTTGGATTCATACGGTTCTTAATTCCTCGGCTAGATGCTCTTCCAATTCAATGGCTGATGGCGCAAGAGGGGGGCGATCACGGATGATCAGTTTACCAGAGGCCGGCTAGGTATTTATCAGAAAACGAGATTCCAATTCTTTATATGCATCTTTGTAATGTTAGTATGGCTAGCAGTCCGGTACCACGCATTGGAGCCTCCAGTGACGAAGTTAGAGTAAATCGAATGGAGTGCACTTATCTTGCGGGTGCATCGAG from Panicum virgatum strain AP13 chromosome 7N, P.virgatum_v5, whole genome shotgun sequence includes the following:
- the LOC120684016 gene encoding uncharacterized protein LOC120684016; amino-acid sequence: MVAAIAVASAGLGMLAGVAMASRAPSSSQGAAPWAPGPAALRWGGGGGAPRCEACGGSGKEECRLCERWSDAGARGSRRSGCGACAGTRRAPCRSCGGSGNGRRAPVRVATSARAAPTARAAR